A window of the Teredinibacter franksiae genome harbors these coding sequences:
- the rplW gene encoding 50S ribosomal protein L23, whose product MNQERLYKVLLGPVVSEKAAVAADIANQVVFKVVPDADKAEIKAAVEKLFNVSVEGVRVLNVKGKTKRTRYGLGKRSDWKKAYVSLAEGSEIDFEAAE is encoded by the coding sequence ATGAACCAGGAGCGCCTGTACAAAGTTTTGCTTGGCCCCGTAGTTTCTGAGAAAGCAGCGGTTGCTGCCGATATCGCCAACCAAGTGGTTTTTAAGGTTGTCCCCGATGCAGATAAGGCCGAGATCAAAGCTGCAGTAGAAAAACTGTTTAATGTGAGTGTTGAGGGCGTTCGTGTTCTCAATGTAAAGGGTAAAACCAAGCGCACGCGTTACGGGTTAGGTAAGCGAAGCGATTGGAAAAAAGCCTATGTCTCTCTGGCCGAAGGCTCAGAGATAGACTTCGAAGCGGCAGAATAA